One segment of Rattus norvegicus strain BN/NHsdMcwi chromosome 16, GRCr8, whole genome shotgun sequence DNA contains the following:
- the Klhl26 gene encoding kelch-like protein 26 isoform X1, with protein MFTGGMREASQAVIQLQGVSARGLRHIIDFAYSAEVTLDLDCVQDVLGAAVFLQMLPVVELCEDFLKAAMSVETCLHIGQMATTFSLTSLRESVDAFTFRHFLQIAAEEDFLRLPLERLVFFLQSNRLQSCAEIDLFRAAVRWLQHDPARRARASLVLRHVRFPLMQPAELVDSVQTLDVMLDDALCRQYLLEAFSYHVLPCRQHDMQSPRTAVRSDVASLVAFGGTPYTDSDRAVSSKVFQLPEPGARHFRELTEMELGCSHAGVAVLDNFVYVAGGQHLQHRSGEGAVDACYRYDPQRNRWLRLRALRESRVQFQLTALGGLLYATGGRNRAGSLASVERYCPRRDSWDFACPLKRRTWGHAGAAAAGRLYISGGYGVSAEDKKALQCYDPAADRWEPRAPMREPRVLHAMLGAAGRIYALGGRMDHVDRCFDVLAVEYYVPDADQWTSVTPMRAGQSEAGCCLLERKIYIVGGYNWRLNNVTGIVQVYNTETDEWERDLHFPESFAGIACAAVLLPRSGHGR; from the coding sequence ATGTTCACTGGCGGCATGCGTGAGGCCAGCCAGGCCGTCATCCAGCTGCAGGGTGTGTCTGCACGTGGCCTGCGTCACATCATCGATTTCGCCTACAGTGCTGAGGTAACACTGGACCTAGACTGTGTGCAGGATGTGCTGGGTGCTGCCGTGTTTCTGCAGATGCTGCCGGTGGTGGAGCTGTGCGAGGACTTCCTAAAAGCTGCCATGAGCGTAGAGACGTGCCTGCACATTGGCCAGATGGCTACCACCTTCAGCCTGACATCACTTCGTGAGTCAGTAGATGCCTTCACATTCCGCCACTTTCTGCAGATAGCAGCAGAGGAGGACTTTCTGCGCCTGCCACTCGAGCGCCTTGTCTTCTTTCTGCAGAGCAACCGGCTACAGAGTTGTGCAGAGATTGACCTGTTCCGTGCTGCTGTGCGCTGGCTGCAGCACGATCCGGCCCGCCGTGCCCGCGCCAGCCTCGTGCTACGCCATGTGCGCTTCCCGCTCATGCAGCCTGCTGAGCTGGTGGACAGTGTGCAGACACTCGACGTCATGCTGGACGATGCCCTGTGTCGCCAGTACCTGCTGGAGGCCTTCAGCTACCACGTGCTGCCCTGCCGCCAGCATGACATGCAGTCTCCACGCACAGCTGTGCGCTCCGATGTGGCGTCCCTGGTGGCCTTCGGAGGCACACCGTATACCGACAGTGACCGAGCTGTCAGCAGCAAGGTGTTCCAGTTGCCTGAGCCTGGGGCCCGCCACTTCCGCGAGCTCACGGAGATGGAACTGGGCTGCAGCCACGCGGGCGTGGCTGTGCTGGATAACTTCGTGTACGTGGCTGGCGGCCAGCACCTGCAGCACCGCAGTGGCGAGGGCGCCGTGGACGCCTGCTACCGCTATGATCCACAGCGCAATCGCTGGCTGCGGCTGCGGGCACTGCGTGAGAGCCGCGTACAGTTCCAGCTCACTGCACTGGGTGGGCTGCTGTATGCCACTGGTGGCCGCAATCGTGCGGGCAGCCTGGCGTCTGTCGAGCGCTACTGCCCACGCCGCGACAGCTGGGACTTTGCCTGCCCACTCAAGCGCCGCACCTGGGGCCACGCGGGGGCTGCGGCTGCTGGTCGCCTCTACATCTCGGGTGGCTATGGCGTCTCAGCGGAGGACAAGAAGGCACTGCAGTGCTATGATCCAGCAGCCGACCGATGGGAACCCAGGGCGCCCATGCGTGAGCCCCGCGTGCTGCACGCTATGTTGGGCGCTGCTGGCCGCATCTATGCCCTAGGTGGCCGCATGGACCACGTGGACCGCTGCTTTGATGTGTTGGCTGTGGAGTACTACGTGCCAGATGCTGACCAGTGGACCAGTGTGACCCCCATGCGTGCTGGTCAGTCAGAAGCTGGCTGCTGCCTGCTGGAGAGGAAGATCTACATTGTGGGTGGCTACAACTGGAGGCTGAACAATGTCACAGGCATTGTGCAGGTGTACAACACTGAGACGGAtgagtgggagagagacctgCACTTCCCCGAGTCCTTTGCAGGCATTGCCTGTGCTGCTGTCCTGCTGCCCCGCTCAGGTCATGGGAGGTAG
- the Klhl26 gene encoding kelch-like protein 26, whose protein sequence is MAESGGSSGSGQSPERPSSLADRNGALKCTFSAAGHSTGLLQGLAALRAQGQLLDVVLTVNSEAFHAHKVVLAACSDYFRAMFTGGMREASQAVIQLQGVSARGLRHIIDFAYSAEVTLDLDCVQDVLGAAVFLQMLPVVELCEDFLKAAMSVETCLHIGQMATTFSLTSLRESVDAFTFRHFLQIAAEEDFLRLPLERLVFFLQSNRLQSCAEIDLFRAAVRWLQHDPARRARASLVLRHVRFPLMQPAELVDSVQTLDVMLDDALCRQYLLEAFSYHVLPCRQHDMQSPRTAVRSDVASLVAFGGTPYTDSDRAVSSKVFQLPEPGARHFRELTEMELGCSHAGVAVLDNFVYVAGGQHLQHRSGEGAVDACYRYDPQRNRWLRLRALRESRVQFQLTALGGLLYATGGRNRAGSLASVERYCPRRDSWDFACPLKRRTWGHAGAAAAGRLYISGGYGVSAEDKKALQCYDPAADRWEPRAPMREPRVLHAMLGAAGRIYALGGRMDHVDRCFDVLAVEYYVPDADQWTSVTPMRAGQSEAGCCLLERKIYIVGGYNWRLNNVTGIVQVYNTETDEWERDLHFPESFAGIACAAVLLPRSGHGR, encoded by the exons ATGGCGGAGTCCGGCGGCAGCAGCGGCTCTGGCCAGAGCCCCGAGCGCCCGAGCAG CTTGGCTGACAGGAATGGGGCCCTCAAGTGCACCTTCTCTGCGGCTGGCCATAGCACTGGCCTCCTGCAGGGCCTGGCTGCCCTCCGTGCACAGGGCCAGCTGCTCGATGTGGTCCTCACTGTCAACAGTGAAGCCTTCCATGCACACAAGGTGGTCTTGGCGGCCTGCAGTGACTACTTTAG GGCCATGTTCACTGGCGGCATGCGTGAGGCCAGCCAGGCCGTCATCCAGCTGCAGGGTGTGTCTGCACGTGGCCTGCGTCACATCATCGATTTCGCCTACAGTGCTGAGGTAACACTGGACCTAGACTGTGTGCAGGATGTGCTGGGTGCTGCCGTGTTTCTGCAGATGCTGCCGGTGGTGGAGCTGTGCGAGGACTTCCTAAAAGCTGCCATGAGCGTAGAGACGTGCCTGCACATTGGCCAGATGGCTACCACCTTCAGCCTGACATCACTTCGTGAGTCAGTAGATGCCTTCACATTCCGCCACTTTCTGCAGATAGCAGCAGAGGAGGACTTTCTGCGCCTGCCACTCGAGCGCCTTGTCTTCTTTCTGCAGAGCAACCGGCTACAGAGTTGTGCAGAGATTGACCTGTTCCGTGCTGCTGTGCGCTGGCTGCAGCACGATCCGGCCCGCCGTGCCCGCGCCAGCCTCGTGCTACGCCATGTGCGCTTCCCGCTCATGCAGCCTGCTGAGCTGGTGGACAGTGTGCAGACACTCGACGTCATGCTGGACGATGCCCTGTGTCGCCAGTACCTGCTGGAGGCCTTCAGCTACCACGTGCTGCCCTGCCGCCAGCATGACATGCAGTCTCCACGCACAGCTGTGCGCTCCGATGTGGCGTCCCTGGTGGCCTTCGGAGGCACACCGTATACCGACAGTGACCGAGCTGTCAGCAGCAAGGTGTTCCAGTTGCCTGAGCCTGGGGCCCGCCACTTCCGCGAGCTCACGGAGATGGAACTGGGCTGCAGCCACGCGGGCGTGGCTGTGCTGGATAACTTCGTGTACGTGGCTGGCGGCCAGCACCTGCAGCACCGCAGTGGCGAGGGCGCCGTGGACGCCTGCTACCGCTATGATCCACAGCGCAATCGCTGGCTGCGGCTGCGGGCACTGCGTGAGAGCCGCGTACAGTTCCAGCTCACTGCACTGGGTGGGCTGCTGTATGCCACTGGTGGCCGCAATCGTGCGGGCAGCCTGGCGTCTGTCGAGCGCTACTGCCCACGCCGCGACAGCTGGGACTTTGCCTGCCCACTCAAGCGCCGCACCTGGGGCCACGCGGGGGCTGCGGCTGCTGGTCGCCTCTACATCTCGGGTGGCTATGGCGTCTCAGCGGAGGACAAGAAGGCACTGCAGTGCTATGATCCAGCAGCCGACCGATGGGAACCCAGGGCGCCCATGCGTGAGCCCCGCGTGCTGCACGCTATGTTGGGCGCTGCTGGCCGCATCTATGCCCTAGGTGGCCGCATGGACCACGTGGACCGCTGCTTTGATGTGTTGGCTGTGGAGTACTACGTGCCAGATGCTGACCAGTGGACCAGTGTGACCCCCATGCGTGCTGGTCAGTCAGAAGCTGGCTGCTGCCTGCTGGAGAGGAAGATCTACATTGTGGGTGGCTACAACTGGAGGCTGAACAATGTCACAGGCATTGTGCAGGTGTACAACACTGAGACGGAtgagtgggagagagacctgCACTTCCCCGAGTCCTTTGCAGGCATTGCCTGTGCTGCTGTCCTGCTGCCCCGCTCAGGTCATGGGAGGTAG